A window of Cytobacillus sp. FSL H8-0458 genomic DNA:
CAACGTCTGCTTGACCCCCATCCTCCCAAAAGCTGCCGCTTTCGGTCGTGCGATGTTTATGCTGACGAGGCCTTCCTTGTACTGGGGGCCTCATGCACGAGAAGAGCCTCACGGAAAGCGTCCTTTGCCTTTTTGGGAGGCTCGGCTTGTAACCTCGAGGGTGTAGGCGCTGGAGCTAGACAGTTATCGACGTTCAAAATTTTATACTTTCTTACCTTTTAAAATAAGCAGGTATTATCCTGCTTTTTCTAATACTCTATCTCATCATAATCCTTAGGCTGCGGTACCGGCTGATCCCCCTTATATTTTCCAAACTCATTGACAAGCTCCCTCTCCTCTTTTGGACCTTGTGCCTGTTTTTTATTTTTCTCATCTCTTCTGGTCATTTCTTTTGCTCCTTCCTTATAGTTCTTTAAATTAATATGTGCTCATTATTATTATTTAAAGCATAATTTAGAAGGATTTTTCCTGAACTCTGTAAAATAGATAAAAACAGCACAATCAGATGATTAATAATAAGGAGATTCACATGTTAAAATTAGAACCTTTTACAGAAAAAGACTTCGATTTGCTCATCAGCTGGATTAGTACACCGGAATTATTGGTCCAGTGGAGCGGTGCTCATTTCAAATTCCCGCTAGATCATGAGCAGCTTGCTAAGTATATACACTCTGCGAATCTGGAAACCAGCTCGGATTATATCTTCAAAGTTATGGCAAACGATGAAATCGTCGGTCATATTTGCCTTGGCAGAGTAGACCGTGTCAACGAAACCGCGAGGATGGGCAAGGTTTTCATCCGCCCCGCAGCACGGGGGAAAGGGTATGCTTCAGAAATGATTCATCTAATCCTGAACATAGCCTTCCAGGAGCTGAAATTAAATAGAATCAGTCTCGGGGTTTTTGATTTTAATTTGCCTGCTATTAAGATTTACCAGCAGGCAGGTTTTCAAATGGAAGGACTTCTCAGGCAGACCAATAAAGTTAAAAATGATTATTGGAACTTGATAGAAATGAGCATCCTGAAAGGAGAATGGCAAGCCAGCAACGGGCTCGCCGGTATTCAATCAAACGTTTGATTGAATAGTGCTCATAAGAAAAGCGCAAGCGCCTTGC
This region includes:
- a CDS encoding GNAT family N-acetyltransferase, with translation MLKLEPFTEKDFDLLISWISTPELLVQWSGAHFKFPLDHEQLAKYIHSANLETSSDYIFKVMANDEIVGHICLGRVDRVNETARMGKVFIRPAARGKGYASEMIHLILNIAFQELKLNRISLGVFDFNLPAIKIYQQAGFQMEGLLRQTNKVKNDYWNLIEMSILKGEWQASNGLAGIQSNV